A stretch of DNA from Halobacteriovorax sp. DA5:
ATTGATATTTAGATGGGCCTTAAGTAGAAGAGGAGATACAAGAACTTCACTAATAGACTTAAATCCATCTTTATAATAATCGATGATACCATTTCCTGTGTTTATAAAGCGAAGCCTTATTGTATCACCACCATTGCCAACTCCTGAGCCTCCTTCTCGTAAAACAGGACGTTCTTTAGCTGCTGAGGTCAAAGTTAATAAAGATAGTGCTAGAATTAAAAGTACTTTCATTGGTCAACCTTATTTGAAATAGCAAAGAAGTTAATTGCTAAGTGATATAATTGATTTCCTTCAAAGTCCTTTTCGATAAATTTTTGAGAAAATTCCTCTCTGAATTTTCTTAACTCTTCCTTCGCTTGTGGAAGATTTTCGGCGCGAATCCCAAATGTAAAGCCAGAGAACTCTCTGTCCTCCACATCTTGTTTTTCAACTGCTTCTTTTGCGAGTTCAGCAATGTTCTTGTGATATTCTTGCTTGGCAATATTTGGGATATCATTTGCTGTGAAGACTGTCTCGTGGGCCTTGCGATAACTACCATCTTTTAAAATTAACATTTCAAGCTTTGTTAGTAGTTCAACACTTTTTCTGATTTCTGTAAGAGGGTAGTTATGAATTAGTAATTTTTGAATCTTGATTGGTGTAAGATCAGCATCTATTAAGCAAAATAATTCAAGAATGAAGAAGTTAAGAGGATTTCGTATCAGCTCGTAATTATCTACTTCATAAACTTCAAGAGTTTCATTATTTCTCTGTATTGAGTTTAAATAGAATAATTTTTCTTCTTCTGATTTTGCGGCTTGAAGTTTTACTAGTTTTTCAAAATAGTCTGCTTCCTCTGCCTCAAGTCTTAAATCTCTCGCAATAGTCATTATATACTTACTAGGAAGATTGCGTTTTCCGTTTAGAACTTGGTGTAGCTGAGAATGGGAAGTTATTCCAAGTTTTTGTGCCCAAGACCTAATTGAGAAGTTTGGGTTAAGCTCTTTCTTCTTAAGCCAAGTATCTCTTAAGTACAGAGAAGCATTTACGTAGTTGTAAATATCCACGCAATGCTTATCTGATAAATATGGGGGATTTGTTTGTATATCCAATCTATTTTACTTTTAAATCAAGTCCGTAATCTAAGTTCCAAATACAAGTGTAATTATTTGTCCCTTTTGTTTTTTGAGTCATATTCTCTGGGATTGAAATATTCACTTTACCTTTTTGGTAAGTCAGAGTTCCGATATTAAGGTTTTGTAAATAGTCGTTCTTGTTACGATATAAATCGTAGCCACCAAAACCATCTTCTTCACCGATAAAGCTCATTGCAAAACCTGCACATTTCTTTCTGTCTTGTGACTTTAGTAAAACAGTGATTCTACCTGTACTTGATTTTGTAATCTGAACATCTAACTTAATATTTAGAGTCTTACTTTTTCCATAGTAGTCTTCGTAATCAAAACAAAGAAACTTGCTACAATCAGCCTGAAAATAACCCGTGTAAGTTAAAGAGATCTTTTTCTTTCCACTATATTCACCTTCAATTGATTTCTTTCCAAGTGCCTGAGTACTTAAAGAGAGTGATAGTAGGGTAATTGCTGTGATTAATCTTTTCATTTTTTATCCTTATAATATTATTTCTTTAGGTTTACGTTTAATCCGTGCTTAAGATCCCATATGCAGTTGTGTCCATTGCGACCTTTTGTTAGCATTGATATCTCTTGTGAAATTGCAATATCTAATTCTTTTTGCGCATAAGTTGCTGTACCAAAGACCTCATTTTTTAAGTATGATTCTTTGTTTTTGAATAGATCATATCCTCCAAAACCATCGGGCTCACCGATTAGTTTGATTGAGAAACCTGCACACTTTTTCTTGTCTTGTGAAGAAATCATAAGAGTAATTCTTTCTGAACTTGTCTCAACAACCTTTGCTTCAAGTTTTACTTTGAAAATATTTTCGCGAACATAGCTATTGTTGAAGCATACTGATTGCTTGTAACTTTGAACCAAGATAAATGTTCCGATGATCCCAATTGGACCAAGTGACCACGCTGCTCCAGCGGCACCTAGTGAAAGTGCATTGTAGCCAAGCCTTCCATCGAATGAGCATTTGTTAAGGAATCTAACACCATCGTAGTTTAAGGAAATACTCTCTTTACCTTTATACATTCCCGTGATGCCATTATCTTTACCACCAAAAAGTGCATAAGTATTTGTACTTAAGATGACAGTACTAAATACTGCGATTAATACTCTTTTCATTTCTCTCTCCCTAGTTCTAACTTATTAGTTACAACCATTATTTCTCATCATTCTATAAGCGCTTAAAACATTTCTTCTCTTGCTTGATACATCATTCGTTTGAAGAACAAATGTTAAACTCTTCTTTGCACACTCATAATTTCTAGAGAATGTACTTTCTTCGATTAACTCAATAGCAAGTCCTGCTACACGATTTAGCACTGCAATTTCTGTTTCATCATTCTTTGATCTTTCGCCCTCTGTAAGACCTCTTGAAAGAATGTCTTGAACATACTCTCTGTGATTTCCATAACACCAAAGACAAAGTCTTCTAGTAAGTCTGTCGTGAAATTTATTAAGATCACCAATTGCATCTCTTAAGTGTCTTCTTAGGAAGAGAACCTTATGTTCAGGTGAATCGTAAACTTCAGTGCCATTAATTGCACTTGCAAGAGTTGTGTAAAAATAGAAGAAGTTCTTTTTTGGAGTGCTATCTAGAACAAAGTGTGAGGCATCTAAAAGGATTTCTAATTCCTCTTCATAAGTCACGCTTTCAAAACCTGATACAATTGCGTTCTCTAAAATAAAACTCGTATCTTTACACCACTTGCTAACTTCAGCGTTAGTTGTCAGTGCCAAAAATGTACAAATAAAAACTAATAACTTTCTCATCGAATCCTCCCAGATCGTTTCCAATGGAGGTGTTGTATCGATTTAAAAGTCAAAGTTGAACGCATTTGTACACAAACTGTATCAAAAATGTAAACAGCTCATTTGAATGTCAGTAAGATTTATGTAGTCAGGACTACCAGTTGGTTCCTTTCATATTGTGAATCACTTCAAAAACAGTCGTTCTTTCAATGATTCCAACTACTTTCTCGTTCTCTACAACAGGAAATGCATGGAAAGGATAGTGGAGAAAGAGTTCAACGATGAAGGTGAGGTTGGACTTTGAAGGAATGGTTACAACATTCTCGCTCATATAGTGTTCAACGAGTGAAGAAGGGTGGTTGTAGTATTTCGCATCGAGGCTATATTTGAGGCAGTCTTTTTGCGAGAGAAAACCAACAATATTTTCAAACTCATTAACGACAGGAAGACCTGTAATATTGTGTTTTATGAAGTATTCGCCAGCTTCTTGCATATCCATACTTGTGTGAAGTGGAACGAAAGCTTTGATAACTCGATTTATAATATTATAGCTTGATGTAAAGTGTTCTTCTTTTTCTCTTTGTCTTGGGGCCTTATCGCGTTCGATAGGTGGAGTGTAGTTAACCATTATGCATCCCTTTTTTGTTTAAACCTATCTCAAATTGTATTGTTAAAAGTTGAAAAGATTTTGATTAAATGTAGAGAAATCATCATAATAATTAATAATGGAATTCATTCAAGACTATGGCATCGTAGGGCTTTTCTTTATAAGCTTTGCCGCCGCAACTATTCTCCCATTCAGCTCTGAAGCATTTTTATTTGGTGCTGTAAAAGCAGGACTTTCAAGAATTGATATTTTCTGGGCCGCAAGCCTTGGAAATTTTCTTGGAGGGGTAAGCTGCTTTTATCTTGGTCACTTGGGCAAGATAAGCTGGTGTGAAAGATACTTAAAAATTAGTAAAGAACAGATCGTACGTTGGCAAAATCTTATTCAGCGCTTTGGGCCGGCCCTTGCTTTTTTGACATGGCTTCCCATCGTTGGTGATCCCTTGGCCGTAGCACTCGGCTACTTTCGTTGTCGCCCCGCGTATGTTTTCTTATCGATGTATATCGGTAAAGCATTGCGTTATGTCTTTGTAATTTGGTTAGCAAATAAGTTCTAAGAATATGACAAAACGCCTTGAAAATGGGATACTTAAATAGCACGACACACTGATTAAATAAGACATTTTGAGGACTCCATGGAACAAGATAGTAACGTCGAATCTAGCGAAACGAAATCACTAAAAGAAACTCACCCAGATAGCTTTGTACACCTTCACTTACATACACAGTATTCACTACTGGATGGAGCGATTCGTTTAAAGGATTTAATTCCACAGGCAAAGGAATTAGGTGTTCCGGCAATTGCACAAACTGACCATGGGAATATGTTTGGTGCTATTGATTTTTACACTCGCTGTAAAGCTGCAGGGATAAAACCAATACTAGGTTCAGAAATTTACTTCACACCTGGGTCACGCTTTGATCGTCGTGCGGCCAAGAAGTCTGCTAGTGTTAGTTCACAGGATGCTGAAGAGTCTTCAAGACAAATTCACCATTTGATTCTTCTTGCAAAGAATAATACTGGTTACCAAAACTTATGTAAGCTCCTTTCAAAAGCTTATCTTGAAGGTTTTTACTATAAGCCACGTGCAGACGTGGAACTTCTTCGCGAATATAGCGAAGGGCTAATTTGTACGACAGCATGTCTTAAAGGTGAGGTTGGTTATAACTTCTTTACTGGACAAGATGAGCGTGCCATTCGTGCAATTGAAAAACTAAGAGATATCTTTGGTCCTGATGACTTCTATCTTGAGATTCAAGAAAATGGAATTCCTGAACAGAGAATTGTAAACGAGAAAGTTATCGACTTTGCAAAGAAGAACGATATCAAACTAGTTGCAACAAATGATTCGCACTATATGACACCTGAGGATGCGACAGCTCAGGAAGTCCTTCTTTGTATTCAAACAGGAAAGACATACGCTGACGAAAATAGAATGCGTATGACGTCGCAAGAATTTTATTACAAGTCACCTGAAGAGATGAGAGCTGCATTTCACTATGCACCTGAAGCTTGTGATAACACTCTTGAAATTGCAGATAAGTGTAATGTTGAACTTTCGTGGACTGATGAAAAAGGAAATCAAATTTATCATCTTCCAGACTATGAAATTGATACAGATGAAACTCTTGAAGAATACTTTGATCGTGTAACAAAAGAAGGTCTTCAAGCACGTTTTGATGGACCGCAATTTAGAAATATTGTTAACCAACCGGATTGGGAAGAGCAGAAACCAAAGTATTACGAGCGTCTT
This window harbors:
- a CDS encoding TIGR02147 family protein, giving the protein MDIYNYVNASLYLRDTWLKKKELNPNFSIRSWAQKLGITSHSQLHQVLNGKRNLPSKYIMTIARDLRLEAEEADYFEKLVKLQAAKSEEEKLFYLNSIQRNNETLEVYEVDNYELIRNPLNFFILELFCLIDADLTPIKIQKLLIHNYPLTEIRKSVELLTKLEMLILKDGSYRKAHETVFTANDIPNIAKQEYHKNIAELAKEAVEKQDVEDREFSGFTFGIRAENLPQAKEELRKFREEFSQKFIEKDFEGNQLYHLAINFFAISNKVDQ
- a CDS encoding CBS domain-containing protein, whose amino-acid sequence is MVNYTPPIERDKAPRQREKEEHFTSSYNIINRVIKAFVPLHTSMDMQEAGEYFIKHNITGLPVVNEFENIVGFLSQKDCLKYSLDAKYYNHPSSLVEHYMSENVVTIPSKSNLTFIVELFLHYPFHAFPVVENEKVVGIIERTTVFEVIHNMKGTNW
- a CDS encoding YqaA family protein → MEFIQDYGIVGLFFISFAAATILPFSSEAFLFGAVKAGLSRIDIFWAASLGNFLGGVSCFYLGHLGKISWCERYLKISKEQIVRWQNLIQRFGPALAFLTWLPIVGDPLAVALGYFRCRPAYVFLSMYIGKALRYVFVIWLANKF